Sequence from the Collinsella aerofaciens ATCC 25986 genome:
AGTCGTGGACGGCGCCAAAGAAGATGCCGCCGACGAGGACCCAGAGCACGACGGGCAGCCAGCCAAAGGCCATGGCGACGATCGTACCCGTGACAGGACCAGCACCGCAGATCGAGCTGAACTGGTGCGAGAACGCGGTGAAGGCGGAGACGGGCGAGAAGCTCTTGCCGTCCTTCATGCGCTTGGCCGGCGTGAGGGCCTCTTTGTCAACGCCCCACTTGTTGGCCAGCCATCGGCCGTAGCCCAGATAGCCGCAGGCGAGCACCGCCGCGGCCACAACCATGAGCAAAACTCCGTTCATTACATTTCCTCCTCTAAAAAGAACTTCCTAGACATAAAAAATGAGGGCCGTCGGTTGCGCTCGACGGCCCTCATCTTCATCAGCCGCCCGTTATCGTACGGGCTAGCTGTATGTGCTAACCCGCATCAGATAATTACTACGCTGATAATGTTTAGCTGATGCGTGAACATGTCTAAGAAATCCTCTTCAATCATGATGCGAACGATCCGTGCGTGTTCACATCCCCCAGTGGTTGAAAAGGAGTATGAAACTTTAGTTACCTAAAGTCAACGCAAATTTGTAATGAATTTTCAACTTTTTTGGATTTCTCGGTATAAAACGCCACTGACCTCGGACTTTACCCCACGACAGTTTTTGCATGAGAGATGCCTCTCGGGAGCGGGCGGGCGTATGCAAGGTTTCCTGCTCTACAGTCCTGCTCGCACGGAGAGCACATTAAGTGCTCTCCGGCTCGTGCGGAACTCGCGATAAACCTTGTATACGCCCGCCCGCTCCCGAGGGGCTCCCATCCCAAATGCGGAGCAAAGCTCCGCACGCCAACTTTTTCTTTCAGCTAAAGAACGCCGGAAATTCGACGCTGGCTTGTTAACCTTGCTGGACGTTGTCGACGCCAAACCAGCTCAGAAGCTATATCGATACAGAAAGGTCCCCGGCCGGAGGGGCCGGATATAAGGTTTATCGCGAGTTCCGCACGCAAAGAAGGCCACTTAATGTGGCCTTCGTCTTGCGCAGGACTGTAGAGCAGGAAACCTTATATCCGGCCCCTCCGGCCGGGGACCGCGCCGTACCAGCTACAGCGTCATGTTCGGATCGGCGTCGACGTCGAACGGCGAGATTTCTCCTCGGTCGAATTTACGGCGGGCGACCTCCGCGATCATAGCGGCGTTGTCGGTGCATGCCGAGAGAGGCGGCACCGTCACGCGGATGCCCTGGCGCCCGAGCTTCTTGATCATCATCTCGCGCAGATGCGGGTTGGCCGAGACGCCGCCGCCGATGCAGTATTCCTTGCATCCGGTGGCATGCAGCGCGTTCTTGGCCTTCTTGTACTGAACGTCAAAGACCGCGGCCTCAAACGAAGCAGCCAGGTCGGGCAGATGAATCGTACGCCCGGCTTTGGTCTCCTGCTCGATGTAGAGCGTCACCGCCGTCTTGAGGCCCGAAAGCGAGAAGCGGTAGTCCCCCCTGCTGTTAAGCGCACGGGGGAAATCGATCGCCTTGGGGTTGCCCGTCTCGGCCAGCTTGGAAATGATGGGGCCACCGGGATAGCCCAGACCCAACGCCTTGGCTACCTTGTCGAAGGCCTCGCCCACAGCATCGTCGAGCGTCTCACCGAGCACCTCGTAGTCGCCCCACGCCTTCACGTGCACGAGCATGGTGTGCCCGCCCGAGACAAGCGTGAAGATGAACGGCGGCTTGAGGTCGGGCTGCGCCAGCAGGTTGGCAAACAGGTGCCCCTCCAGATGGTTGACGCACACGAGCGGCTTGCCAGCAGCGTAGGCAAAGCCCTTGGCGAAGGCGACGCCAACCACGAGCGCGCCCACCAGGCCCGGACCCTGCGTCACGCCCACGGCGGCAAGCTCACTTGGTGCAATGGCTCCGCCCGTAAGGCCCAGCGATGCTGCGGCATCCTCGAGCGCCGCATCCACGACACTCACAATCACCTCAACGTGTTTGCGCGAGGCGATCTCGGGCACCACGCCGCCAAAACGGGCATGGAAATCAATCTGCGTCGACACCTGGTTGGCCAGCATATTGCCATCCGCATCGATAATCGCCACGGCCGTCTCGTCGCAGGAACTCTCGATAGCGAGCACTAGGCGGCGGCGCTCAATTTCGGCACGCTCCCCCTCGGAGCGCCCAGGCGCAGGCAGCGGCCATACGCGCTGCTCTGCCGCCGTCGGCTCGGGCGAAGCATTGTCGACCGGAAGCACGAGGGGCAGCGGAGCCGTCATGACGATGGCATCCTTGCCGGCACCATAGTAGCCGCGGCGACGGCCAGCCTCGGTAAAGCCCAGAGCGTTATAAAGCGCGATCGCTCCCTCGTTGCCGTCCTCGACCTCGAGCGAAGCCGTGGTGCAGCTGAGCATCTGGGCATCATAGCTCACATGCGACAGCAGCTTGCGGGCAATGCCCTCACGGCGATGTGCCGAGTCGACGGCGACATCCAGAATCTGCACATCACCGTCCACGACCATACCGCCGGCAAGGCCCAGCAGCTTGCCGTCGTCGTGTGCCACCCACCAACTACGCGGCGCAGCGACGTCCTCGCCCAGTTCGGACAGGAACATGCCCGGCGTCCACGCCTTGTGTCCGGCACCTTCAAAGCAGGCAGCCTCTAACGC
This genomic interval carries:
- the tsaD gene encoding tRNA (adenosine(37)-N6)-threonylcarbamoyltransferase complex transferase subunit TsaD — encoded protein: MSLHNDNALVVALDTSTDMLACVASWIDGQTGETKLVSGDHMCRRHANVELVNTVDGLLAQAGLDRSDVGCYVVGRGPGSFTGVRIGISTAKGLARGANVPLLGVSTLDACAWTAWKAGVRGKLGILADAMRGEVYPALYMLVDEGPERQFEREHVVKAAVALDEWRQAADWDQVQLTGDGLVRYGKLLGEDEIARCVERDLWWPSGEGLLLAHAAGDGDPARVLPIYTRLSDAEENERKRLGLTESAQSEITGVADELAGRHLQFRPMGAADAEGASALEAACFEGAGHKAWTPGMFLSELGEDVAAPRSWWVAHDDGKLLGLAGGMVVDGDVQILDVAVDSAHRREGIARKLLSHVSYDAQMLSCTTASLEVEDGNEGAIALYNALGFTEAGRRRGYYGAGKDAIVMTAPLPLVLPVDNASPEPTAAEQRVWPLPAPGRSEGERAEIERRRLVLAIESSCDETAVAIIDADGNMLANQVSTQIDFHARFGGVVPEIASRKHVEVIVSVVDAALEDAAASLGLTGGAIAPSELAAVGVTQGPGLVGALVVGVAFAKGFAYAAGKPLVCVNHLEGHLFANLLAQPDLKPPFIFTLVSGGHTMLVHVKAWGDYEVLGETLDDAVGEAFDKVAKALGLGYPGGPIISKLAETGNPKAIDFPRALNSRGDYRFSLSGLKTAVTLYIEQETKAGRTIHLPDLAASFEAAVFDVQYKKAKNALHATGCKEYCIGGGVSANPHLREMMIKKLGRQGIRVTVPPLSACTDNAAMIAEVARRKFDRGEISPFDVDADPNMTL